From one Plasmodium chabaudi chabaudi strain AS genome assembly, chromosome: 4 genomic stretch:
- a CDS encoding alpha tubulin 1, putative, translated as MREVISIHVGQAGIQVGNACWELFCLEHGIQPDGQMPSDQAGRANDDAFNTFFSETGAGKHVPRCVFVDLEPTVVDEVRTGTYRQLFHPEQLISGKEDAANNFARGHYTIGKEVIDVCLDRIRKLADNCTGLQGFLMFSAVGGGTGSGFGCLMLERLSVDYGKKSKLNFCCWPSPQVSTAVVEPYNSVLSTHSLLEHTDVAIMLDNEAIYDICKKNLDIERPTYTNLNRLIAQVISSLTASLRFDGALNVDVTEFQTNLVPYPRIHFMLSSYAPVVSAEKAYHEQLSVSEITNSAFEPANMMAKCDPRHGKYMACCLMYRGDVVPKDVNAAVATIKTKRTIQFVDWCPTGFKCGINYQPPTVVPGGDLAKVMRAVCMISNSTAIAEVFSRMDQKFDLMYAKRAFVHWYVGEGMEEGEFSEAREDLAALEKDYEEVGIETNDGEGEDEGYEADY; from the exons ATGAGAGAAGTAATAAGTATACATGTAGGACAGGCTGGTATTCAAGTTGGAAACGCATGCTG gGAGCTATTTTGTTTAGAACATGGTATACAGCCCGATGGTCAAATGCCTTCTGACCAGGCTGGTAGAGCAAATGACGATGCTTTTAATACCTTTTTTTCAGAAACCGGCGCCGGCAAACAT GTCCCACGTTGTGTTTTTGTTGACTTAGAACCAACTGTTGTAGATGAAGTAAGAACAGGCACATACCGTCAGTTATTTCACCCTGAGCAGTTAATATCCGGAAAGGAAGACGCAgcaaataattttgcaaGAGGCCACTATACAATTGGTAAAGAAGTCATAGATGTGTGTTTGGATCGAATTCGAAAATTAGCTGATAATTGCACAGGATTACAAGGATTTTTGATGTTTAGTGCTGTTGGAGGGGGTACTGGAAGTGGGTTTGGATGTTTAATGTTAGAAAGGTTGTCAGTTGattatggaaaaaaatcaaagtTAAATTTTTGCTGCTGGCCATCACCACAAGTTTCAACTGCTGTAGTTGAACCATATAATTCAGTTTTATCAACCCATTCATTATTAGAACACACAGATGTAGCTATTATGTTAGATAATGAAGCTATTTATgatatatgcaaaaaaaatttagacATAGAAAGACCTActtatacaaatttaaatagaTTGATTGCACAAGTTATATCATCTTTAACAGCTTCATTACGTTTTGATGGTGCCTTAAATGTTGATGTTACTGAATTTCAAACTAATTTAGTACCATACCCACGTATTCATTTTATGTTATCATCATATGCCCCTGTAGTTAGTGCTGAAAAAGCATATCATGAACAATTGTCTGTATCAGAAATTACAAACTCAGCATTTGAACCAGCAAATATGATGGCAAAATGTGACCCTAGGCACGGGAAATATATGGCTTGCTGTTTAATGTATAGAGGAGACGTAGTACCTAAGGATGTAAATGCTGCAGTTGCCactataaaaacaaaaagaacTATTCAATTTGTTGATTGGTGCCCAACTGGATTTAAATGTGGTATTAATTATCAACCTCCAACAGTAGTACCAGGTGGAGACTTAGCAAAAGTTATGAGAGCTGTTTGTATGATCTCTAACTCAACTGCTATTGCTGAAGTATTTTCAAGAATGGATCAAAAATTTGATTTAATGTATGCAAAGAGAGCCTTTGTTCACTGGTATGTTGGTGAGGGTATGGAAGAAGGAGAATTCAGTGAAGCTAGAGAAGATTTAGCTGCTTTAGAAAAGGATTATGAAGAAGTCGGCATCGAAACAAATGATGGCGAAGGAGAAGATGAAGGATATGAAGCagattattaa
- a CDS encoding 60S ribosomal protein L32, putative: protein MAAKKVGKIIKKRTKKFTRFQSNRFMRVKPAWRKPRGIDCRVRRRYKGTNLMPSIGYGSNKKTRHLLPNNKYKYIVKNVKEMEPLIMNNTKYCVEIAHNVSSKKRKEIIERAKQMNVSVINAKARLQKTEE from the exons ATGGCAGCAAAAAAAGTTGGAAAAATCATTAAAAAGAGAACTAAGAAGTTTACTCGATTTCAATCCAATAGGTTTATGCGTGTTAAG CCCGCATGGAGAAAACCAAGAGGTATTGATTGCCGTGTAAGAAGGAGATATAAAGGAACCAACTTAATGCCAAGTATTGGATATGGAAGCAACAAGAAAACACGACACTTATtaccaaataataaatataaatacattgtaaaaaatgttaaagaAATGGAACCTCTAATTATGAATAACACCAAATACTGTGTTGAAATTGCTCATAATGTTTCAAGCAAAAAgagaaaagaaataattgaAAGAGCAAAACAAATGAATGTTTCCGTTATTAACGCCAAAGCCAGATTACAAAAAACAGaagaataa
- a CDS encoding LCCL domain-containing protein — protein MSTYFFLTICFFVFAYMCECSTNDYTFKEIFLKHKGSYCLYPENAIDNTKFDIALDECDKIAHENERKISWFLSPEGKLRTKNGLCLKTHKNFLVVSICSPNNDEKSELWNIDHEKKLKNETDDCAQLAGNKIFSFKCNPLSTKEFEIVPFSLDELNLMKIRYTHNKLINVNTNTSVNKYDTIIDDYDQIKNKIDNILNTEKEMKNEKEKIINLINDIKSLINITSPLNNYGNGALMYIYDMNDIDNTKSLLQVPLDKLELDQAILNELGIENKNVKIIIHTFLSIPKNNYYTFVAKNVTGNLIVKLNGNNILYMQNAQHNETITSEVLYLPGNILLPLYIEIASTREEKAYNNSSEQKNISFSLFWSSKNIPEQIINSLYFYMTIFEKNCYKPYQKKIYCSTTFESIPIKNQPFHFLCPFGCLASDKTDQNSLYSTKSDTENPEQADKNGRCLNLKAKICESAVQSNFLSNETEGIVKIIVKSIQNESGNYEDCGILLPNDTYDNSFKGITDIKLVDMDDFFTNFNSNKDIYLGYKGIVTDDKHSLLTKRDLSKRYISDIDINCDNNIKNGYEFKSGSFVVKRIKSSDLKNEQTSIVIDTFALFDKYSTNNTDEKNSNIPINFPGWTRKVCKNIQLYIKYGKINTVMDYPSLLLSCDYTFENITLDNNQTIVARCLPNCFNQKNDIFGSYIYAPHSPICKSAIHSGIITNLGGLIEITKLTNITQSFSTTTDITRNGVKAIITDNKNKDSYYLTKPNGSICNYPTTYYNRNQPISLQKNNGLNKTSPTFIQLNSHTFKIPPVVLVNKNHAALQNQLYNMHNWYNTENYKKENKFIPSENGKEIPIQNKTKENETNIISPSSDTNTNLENEIKTFEQNYNKDQFKVLQKNNQNIFSNLFNKKNNINNFHKILKDIRIEQNNYDSFLKQVQADNFTLIKKFDIITAKKKYIIESLQKSLKNIKTMTVKTFEEIYDSENVNDNYYIMDNNDAEKNYTTNEVNNENMPSNWRIEKYTDGNYFSSITNDSIAKSNHHIYASYVLYKYIKLSRGFISLDVKIPYEGNFGIIFKYKDFNNYANFVINKNEMYFIELINGVQSEKINYQKINNSFRQLGNWTKIFIEFGNKNVRAYINKIFGAGYKSENNLYGLLGFGINNSKEKIFIDKLVIGSLDQAKYYKENAYDQEHNVNMEHGLQKKKLKGRTTIDEINGPKISDINVISHNFNNDQININEPSSNEPLANSCRPYQENFNAPLEYNWIIPLQSFWRVQKNFDLIPFFGSNQNKSNYTNIANCDNLKSNEYNQSANEECNKKLKNEENYLYGAQKNTEDNLVIPSIMLFKKDRICTNIMSYTFSSSISLKPFSKSGIVFRVLSSDNFLSVILDISDKTGKLYLLKISKGIPYQLNTTTHIPINQDTWYNLVLLYNGSNINIMLNDENVFKTQINESTINNNLGNVGLIVLSGESMFKNILFIPHKA, from the exons ATGAgcacttatttttttttaacaatatgtttttttgttttcgcATATATGTGTGAATGTAGCACCAATGATTACACATtcaaagaaatatttttaaaacataaagGATCCTATTGTTTATATCCTGAAAATGCTATAGATAATACCAAATTCGACATAGCTTTAGATGAATGCGATAAAATAGCGCATGAAAATGag aGAAAAATATCTTGGTTCCTTTCCCCTGAAGGAAAATTGAGAACCAAAAACGGATTATGCTTAAAAACCcacaaaaattttttagtaGTTTCAATATGCTCCCctaataatgatgaaaaatcaGAACTATGGAATATAGATCATGAAAAGAAACTAAAAAACGAAACCGATGATTGTGCACAGCTAGctggaaataaaatattttcatttaaatgtAATCCATTGTCTACTAAGGAATTTGAAATAGTGCCATTTTCCTTAGATGAATTAAacttaatgaaaataagatatacacataataaattaataaatgtgaATACAAATACAAGTGTAAACAAATATGATACAATAATTGATGATTatgatcaaataaaaaataaaatagacaacatattaaatacagaaaaagaaatgaaaaatgaaaaagaaaaaataataaatttgataaatgatataaaatcattaataaacataacatctcctttaaataattatgggAATGGCGCattaatgtatatatacgaTATGAATGATATAGATAATACTAAAAGCTTACTACAAGTACCATTAGATAAATTAGAGCTTGATCAAgcaattttaaatgaattaggaattgaaaataaaaatgtaaaaattataatacacACTTTTCTCAGTATACCAaagaataattattatacattCGTGGCAAAAAATGTTACAGGAAATTTAATAGTTAAATTAAAtggtaataatatattatacatgcAGAATGCACAACATAACGAAACTATTACTAGCGAGGTTTTATATCTACCAGGAAACATCTTACTGCCATTATACATTGAGATAGCATCTACTAGAGAAGAAAAAGCATATAACAATAGTTCTgagcaaaaaaatatatccttTTCCTTATTTTGGAgtagtaaaaatattcctGAACAAATCATAAATtcgttatatttttacatgacaatatttgaaaaaaattgctATAAAccatatcaaaaaaaaatatattgttcaACAACATTTGAAAGTATACCGATTAAAAATCAGCCATTTCATTTCTTATGTCCATTTGGATGTTTAGCAAGTGATAAAACTGATCaaaattctttatattcTACCAAAAGTGATACTGAAAATCCTGAACAGGCAGACAAAAATGGAAGGTGCCTAAATCTGAAGGCAAAAATATGCGAATCCGCTGTACAATCAAACTTTTTATCCAATGAAACGGAAGGAATcgtaaaaattatagtaaAGAGCATACAAAACGAGTCAGGAAATTATGAAGACTGTGGTATATTGTTACCAAACGATACATATgataattcatttaaagGAATAACAGACATAAAATTAGTTGATATGgatgatttttttacaaattttaattcgAATAAAGATATTTATTTAGGTTATAAAGGAATTGTAACAGATGATAAACATTCTCTATTAACAAAAAGAGATTTATCAAAAAGGTATATTTCAgatatagatataaattgtgataataatatcaaaaatgGTTATGAATTTAAGTCTGGTTCATTTGTagtaaaaagaataaaatcATCTGATctaaaaaatgaacaaaCGAGTATAGTAATAGACACATTTGCATTGtttgataaatatagtaCCAATAACactgatgaaaaaaattcaaatatcCCTATAAATTTCCCCGGATGGACACGAAAagtttgtaaaaatattcaattatatattaaatatggaAAGATAAATACTGTTATGGATTATccttctttattattatcatgtGATTATACGTTTGAAAACATTACTCTCGATAATAATCAAACCATAGTTGCACGATGCTTACCAAATTGTtttaatcaaaaaaatgacaTCTTTGgttcttatatttatgcCCCACATTCACCAATATGTAAATCTGCTATACATTCTGGTATCATTACAAATTTAGGAGGTTTGATCGAAATAACAAAACTTACAAATATTACTCAGTCCTTTAGTACTACAACTGATATTACTAGAAATGGTGTTAAAGCTATTATAACggataacaaaaataaggACTCCTATTATTTAACAAAACCAAATGGATCCATATGCAATTATCCAACTACTTATTATAATAGAAATCAACCTATAtcattacaaaaaaataatggcCTAAATAAAACATCTCCTACTTTTATCCAATTAAATTCACATACATTCAAAATACCTCCAGTTGTTTTggttaataaaaatcatGCCGCTTTACAAAATCAGTTGTATAATATGCACAATTGGTATAACAccgaaaattataaaaaagaaaataaatttataccCTCTGAAAATGGGAAAGAAATACCAATTCAGAACAAAACGAAAGAGAACGAAACTAATATAATAAGCCCCAGTTCAGACACAAACACAAATTTGGAAAATGAAATCAAAACATTTGAGCAAAATTACAATAAAGACCAATTTAAAGTTTTGCAAAAAAacaatcaaaatatattttctaacttatttaataaaaaaaacaatataaataatttccaTAAAATACTAAAGGATATAAGAatagaacaaaataattatgattcTTTTCTTAAACAAGTGCAAGCAGACAATTTTACATTaatcaaaaaatttgatattattacggcaaaaaaaaaatatatcatagaAAGCTTACAAaaatctttaaaaaatatcaaaaccATGACAGTTAAAACGTTtgaagaaatatatgattctgaaaatgttaatgataattattatataatggataataatgatgctgaaaaaaattacaccACTAATGAAGtgaataatgaaaatatgccATCAAATTGGAGAATCGAAAAATACACAGATGGAAACTATTTCTCATCTATAACTAACGATAGTATTGCAAAATCAAACCaccatatatatgcatctTATGtactttataaatatattaaattgtcTAGAGGATTTATATCTTTAGATGTAAAAATACCATACGAAGGGAATTttggaattatttttaaatataaagattttaataattatgccaattttgttattaacaaaaatgaaatgtattttattgaaCTAATAAATGGTGTTCaaagtgaaaaaataaattatcaaaaaattaataactCATTTAGACAATTAGGAAACTGGacgaaaatatttatcgaATTTGGTAACAAAAATGTTAGAgcatacataaataaaatatttggaGCTGGATATAAATCGGAAAATAATCTTTACGGATTATTAGGTTTtggaataaataattcaaaagaaaaaatatttatagataAATTAGTTATAGGCTCTTTAGACCAAGCTAAGTACTATAAGGAAAATGCATACGATCAGGAACATAATGTAAATATGGAACATggtttacaaaaaaagaagttAAAAGGTAGGACAACCATAGACGAAATAAATGGCCCAAAAATTAGTGACATTAATGTGATTAgtcataattttaataatgatcaaataaatatcaatGAACCTAGTAGCAACGAGCCCTTAGCAAACTCATGTAGACCATATCAGGAAAATTTCAATGCTCCACTCGAATATAATTGGATTATACCTTTGCAGTCTTTTTGGAGGGTTCAGAAAAATTTTGACttaattccattttttggTTCAAaccaaaataaaagtaattACACAAACATTGCCAACTGCGATAATTTGAAAAGCAATGAGTATAATCAAAGTGCAAATGAagaatgtaataaaaaattaaaaaatgaagaaaattatttatatggtGCCCAAAAAAATACCGAAGATAACTTGGTTATACCATCTATTAtgctttttaaaaaagatagGATATGTACTAATATAATGTCATATACATTTAGTTCATCTATTTCTTTAAAACCATTTTCAAAATCAGGAATCGTTTTTAGAGTTTTATCATCAGATAATTTCTTATCAGTTATATTAGATATTTCAGATAAAACAGGAAAATTgtatcttttaaaaatctCAAAAGGAATTCCATATCAATTAAATACAACAACACATATACCAATCAATCAAGACACTTGGTATAATctagtattattatataacggatcaaatataaatattatgttaaatgatgaaaatgtttttaaaacacAAATTAATGAGTctacaataaataataatctaGGAAATGTTGGATTAATCGTTTTAAGCGGAGAATCAATgtttaaaaacattttgtTCATTCCTCATAaagcttaa